In one window of Pseudooceanicola aestuarii DNA:
- a CDS encoding sensor histidine kinase, giving the protein MMNTLSGRFLFLTVIFVMLAEVLIFVPSVARFREDYLLSRLERAQIASLALLADDMIGPDLEEELLRNAEVFNVVLRRDEARQLVLSSPVPGPVVGTYDLRDPTALRLIRDAMWTVLRREDAVIRVFGNPVREAGLLIEVTMPTGPLRSAMLDYGLRILLLSAVISAFTAVLLFVAVRALLVHPIKGVVGHMKSYARAPEDARRIIEPTATIRELREAETALHDLQTQLTSALRQKERLAQLGGAVAKISHDLRNILTSAQLFTDRIEQVEDPTVKRLAPKLVNSITRAVHLTESTLAFGRAEEPAPRLSWITLADVTADVAESELLAVGEAPVQIVDEVPPGLKLRADPEQLHRVLINLVRNARQALAPTGREGQVTLSAAETEADWLIRVTDTGPGLPPKAQENLFTPFTGGTKKGGSGLGLAIASELVRGHGGSISLEHTGAQGTGFLILLPKDLADRET; this is encoded by the coding sequence ATGATGAATACCCTCTCCGGCCGTTTCCTGTTCTTGACCGTGATCTTCGTCATGTTGGCCGAAGTGCTGATCTTCGTGCCATCTGTCGCGCGGTTCCGGGAGGATTATCTGCTTTCCCGGCTGGAGAGGGCACAGATCGCGTCACTGGCCCTGCTGGCCGACGACATGATCGGCCCCGACCTCGAAGAAGAACTGCTGCGCAACGCAGAAGTCTTCAACGTTGTGCTGCGCAGGGACGAGGCGCGGCAGCTGGTCCTCTCATCTCCGGTGCCGGGGCCGGTGGTGGGCACCTATGACCTGCGCGATCCCACCGCCCTGCGCTTGATCCGCGATGCGATGTGGACGGTGCTGCGCCGGGAGGATGCGGTGATCCGGGTGTTCGGCAATCCGGTGCGGGAGGCCGGGCTGCTGATCGAAGTCACGATGCCTACCGGGCCGCTGCGCAGCGCGATGCTGGATTACGGGCTGCGGATTCTACTTCTGTCGGCGGTCATCTCGGCCTTTACCGCGGTTCTGCTGTTCGTCGCCGTGCGCGCTCTGCTGGTCCACCCGATCAAGGGGGTCGTGGGCCATATGAAATCCTACGCGCGCGCGCCCGAGGATGCCCGGCGTATCATCGAGCCCACTGCCACCATTCGCGAATTGCGCGAGGCCGAGACCGCGCTGCACGATCTGCAAACGCAGCTGACATCGGCGCTGCGGCAGAAGGAACGGCTGGCCCAGCTGGGCGGCGCGGTGGCCAAGATCAGCCATGATTTGCGCAATATCCTGACCTCGGCGCAGCTTTTTACCGACCGGATCGAACAGGTCGAAGACCCGACGGTCAAGCGATTGGCGCCCAAGTTGGTGAACTCCATCACCCGCGCCGTGCACCTGACGGAAAGCACGCTGGCTTTTGGACGGGCCGAAGAGCCGGCGCCTCGCCTCAGTTGGATCACGCTGGCCGATGTCACGGCCGACGTGGCAGAGAGCGAGCTGCTGGCCGTGGGCGAGGCGCCGGTGCAGATCGTCGACGAGGTGCCGCCGGGGCTGAAGCTGCGGGCCGACCCCGAACAGCTGCACCGCGTGTTGATCAACCTGGTGCGCAACGCCCGCCAGGCGTTGGCCCCGACCGGCCGCGAGGGCCAGGTCACGCTGAGCGCGGCGGAGACGGAAGCCGATTGGCTGATCCGGGTTACCGATACCGGCCCCGGCCTGCCCCCCAAGGCGCAGGAAAACCTGTTCACCCCCTTTACCGGCGGTACCAAGAAGGGCGGTTCTGGTTTGGGCCTGGCCATCGCATCGGAGCTGGTGCGCGGCCACGGCGGCAGCATCAGCCTGGAGCATACCGGCGCCCAGGGCACCGGCTTCCTGATCCTGCTGCCCAAGGATCTCGCCGACCGCGAGACCTGA